The Caulobacter sp. FWC26 genome contains a region encoding:
- a CDS encoding CCA tRNA nucleotidyltransferase produces MSSEMIGDAPWIASPETKTVIAALEARGYAGCARFVGGCVRNTLMGKPVDDIDIATTLTPDLVIDALEQAGLRAIPTGVDHGTITALSGGRPYEITTLRKDVSTDGRRAVVAFTQDWNQDAERRDFRFNALYADTDGRIYDPTGQGVADAREGRVVFVGDPMTRIREDYLRILRFFRFQAWYGRGEADQKALAACKALKGMVSGRAAERTQKELMKMLAADDPRPAFRLMAATSVLSSILPSVKSLARFEALVGIETEQLFENDPELRLAALIPDDPKVAEQLAERLRLPNNVRDRLVDAVGKTPRVVSWMSPREARRAVYGLGTRTFCDRIKLAWAGSGRDSTAPQWRALLALAETWIPPAFPLSGEEVMKAGVPKGPMVGEVMREIELWWIDQDFIEDKFSAIERLKAVAQGMVY; encoded by the coding sequence TTGAGCAGTGAAATGATCGGCGACGCGCCCTGGATCGCGTCTCCGGAGACCAAGACGGTGATCGCCGCGCTGGAAGCGCGGGGCTACGCCGGCTGTGCGCGGTTCGTCGGCGGCTGCGTGCGCAACACCTTGATGGGTAAGCCGGTCGACGACATCGACATCGCCACGACCTTGACCCCGGATCTCGTCATCGACGCCCTGGAGCAGGCCGGCCTGCGCGCCATCCCGACCGGGGTCGACCACGGCACGATCACCGCCCTGTCCGGTGGACGCCCCTACGAGATCACTACGCTGCGCAAGGACGTCTCGACGGACGGTCGGCGCGCGGTGGTGGCCTTCACCCAGGACTGGAACCAGGACGCCGAGCGACGCGACTTCCGCTTCAACGCGCTCTACGCGGATACCGACGGCCGCATCTACGATCCGACCGGCCAAGGCGTCGCCGATGCGCGCGAGGGGCGCGTGGTGTTCGTCGGCGATCCGATGACCCGCATTCGCGAGGACTATCTGCGCATCCTGCGCTTCTTCCGCTTCCAGGCCTGGTACGGCCGGGGCGAGGCCGACCAGAAGGCGCTGGCCGCCTGCAAGGCGCTGAAGGGCATGGTGTCGGGCCGCGCCGCCGAGCGCACCCAGAAGGAACTGATGAAGATGCTGGCGGCGGACGATCCGCGTCCGGCCTTCCGCCTGATGGCCGCCACCAGCGTGTTATCGTCGATCCTGCCGTCGGTGAAGTCGCTGGCCCGCTTCGAGGCCCTGGTCGGCATCGAGACCGAGCAGCTGTTCGAGAACGATCCCGAACTGCGTCTGGCGGCTCTTATCCCGGACGACCCCAAGGTCGCCGAGCAACTGGCCGAGCGCCTGCGCCTGCCCAACAATGTTCGCGATCGCCTGGTCGACGCGGTCGGCAAGACCCCGCGCGTGGTCTCGTGGATGAGCCCGCGCGAGGCGCGGCGGGCGGTCTATGGCCTGGGGACCCGTACCTTCTGTGACCGGATCAAGCTGGCCTGGGCGGGGTCGGGCCGCGACTCGACCGCCCCGCAGTGGCGGGCCCTGCTGGCTCTGGCCGAGACCTGGATTCCGCCGGCCTTCCCGTTGTCGGGCGAGGAGGTGATGAAGGCCGGGGTGCCCAAGGGGCCGATGGTCGGCGAGGTGATGCGCGAGATCGAGCTCTGGTGGATCGACCAGGACTTCATCGAGGACAAGTTCAGCGCCATCGAGCGGCTGAAGGCCGTGGCCCAGGGCATGGTCTACTGA
- a CDS encoding DUF2971 domain-containing protein, translating to MENEIDRRALENAVEKVFFSDAGEKLLSLSNSGGRFVHYTSAEVAISIIQNKEIWMRNAKTMNDFSEVEHGISCIVGAWHSDVGVNFRQKIDSIHPGTCEAAAKLFESWKNEFLYGTYLTCVSEHPPGEDDYGRLSMWRAYGGRSGVALVLNSTPFSAETNELAAYSVPVFYGGTEEYIIRLESIYKSLEEEFDNIKLLNEESLRENIFQMLRFSVLSTKHPAFKEEREWRVIYSPNMEPSPVIRPEVKVVRGIPQIVQVIPLRDDPANGLVGADIPSLIHRVIIGPTEDLPAVYGAFVEVLRAANVEDPASRIRLSKIPLRHQT from the coding sequence ATGGAAAATGAGATTGATCGGCGTGCATTAGAAAATGCAGTTGAGAAAGTATTTTTCTCTGATGCTGGAGAGAAATTGCTTTCTCTAAGCAATTCTGGCGGAAGGTTTGTTCATTATACCTCGGCCGAGGTTGCGATTAGCATCATCCAAAATAAAGAGATTTGGATGAGAAATGCGAAAACTATGAACGACTTTTCGGAAGTCGAGCATGGAATATCTTGCATCGTGGGTGCCTGGCATTCGGATGTGGGAGTGAATTTTAGGCAGAAAATAGACTCCATTCACCCTGGGACGTGTGAAGCTGCGGCGAAGCTTTTTGAGTCTTGGAAAAACGAATTTCTCTACGGCACGTACTTGACTTGTGTTTCGGAGCACCCTCCGGGCGAGGATGATTATGGCCGACTTTCCATGTGGCGAGCATACGGCGGTAGAAGTGGCGTAGCATTGGTGCTGAATTCCACACCATTTTCTGCAGAAACTAACGAACTGGCGGCCTATTCCGTGCCTGTGTTCTATGGCGGCACAGAAGAATATATAATCAGACTGGAGAGTATATATAAATCTCTCGAGGAAGAATTCGATAATATAAAGCTCTTAAATGAGGAATCGCTCCGCGAGAATATATTCCAGATGCTGAGATTTTCAGTTCTTTCTACGAAGCATCCAGCGTTCAAGGAAGAAAGGGAGTGGAGGGTTATCTACTCTCCAAATATGGAGCCATCTCCAGTCATTCGCCCGGAGGTGAAAGTTGTTCGCGGTATACCGCAAATAGTTCAGGTAATACCTTTGAGAGATGACCCGGCCAATGGGCTTGTAGGAGCTGATATACCGAGTTTAATCCACCGCGTGATCATTGGTCCTACGGAGGATTTGCCCGCCGTGTACGGCGCTTTCGTTGAGGTGTTAAGGGCGGCTAACGTCGAAGACCCTGCTTCTAGGATTAGACTTTCGAAGATACCCCTACGTCACCAAACCTGA
- a CDS encoding gamma-glutamyl-gamma-aminobutyrate hydrolase family protein: MTARALKIGLLETGEPPGALKATFGGYGSMFEALLGDGHAYRAYDVQRGVLPAHPGENDAYVITGSSAGVYDPLPWIEPLKAFLRAARGETPLVGVCFGHQVMAEAFGGKVEKSAKGWGVGLQAYAVAERAPWMDEAAQVAVPGSHQDQVVELPPTARVLAGSAFTPYGILAYEDARAISMQFHPEFTPDYAKALIEARRGTRYTDPQADAAIASLDGPNDRARMADWIGRFLAHETAR, encoded by the coding sequence ATGACGGCGCGCGCGCTCAAGATCGGCCTGCTGGAGACGGGCGAGCCGCCGGGTGCGCTGAAGGCGACCTTCGGCGGCTATGGATCGATGTTCGAGGCGCTGCTGGGCGATGGTCATGCGTACCGCGCCTATGACGTCCAGCGCGGGGTTTTGCCGGCCCATCCGGGCGAGAACGACGCCTATGTGATCACCGGCTCCTCGGCGGGGGTCTATGATCCTCTGCCCTGGATCGAACCGCTGAAGGCCTTCCTGCGGGCGGCCCGGGGCGAGACGCCGCTGGTCGGGGTCTGTTTCGGTCACCAGGTCATGGCCGAAGCGTTCGGGGGCAAGGTCGAGAAGTCGGCCAAGGGCTGGGGCGTCGGTCTCCAGGCCTATGCGGTCGCCGAACGCGCGCCCTGGATGGATGAGGCGGCGCAGGTCGCCGTGCCGGGGTCGCACCAGGACCAGGTGGTGGAACTTCCGCCCACGGCCCGCGTGCTGGCGGGCAGCGCCTTCACCCCCTACGGCATCCTCGCCTACGAGGACGCCCGCGCGATCTCGATGCAGTTCCATCCGGAGTTCACGCCGGACTACGCCAAGGCCCTGATCGAGGCGCGGCGCGGGACGCGCTACACCGACCCGCAGGCCGACGCGGCGATCGCCAGTCTGGACGGGCCCAACGACCGTGCGCGGATGGCCGATTGGATCGGCCGGTTCCTCGCCCACGAAACCGCACGCTAA
- a CDS encoding GNAT family N-acetyltransferase, translating into MTSVQQSLSPDPFPPLVHVTPAMEAAVTALIDRVFGPGRFAKSSERLREGNTLLADCSFVSLRGGAPVGCVRMWPVTIGGEPVAFLGPLAVDPDERSAGLGQALVEAACEAARAAGWRAVLLVGDGPYFGRVGFSNAHTAGVVMPGPVDQRRVLLLPLREGGDEGLSGLVAVDPRA; encoded by the coding sequence ATGACCTCCGTTCAACAGTCTCTTTCTCCCGACCCCTTTCCGCCGCTGGTCCACGTGACCCCGGCGATGGAAGCCGCCGTCACCGCCCTGATCGACCGGGTCTTCGGCCCCGGCCGGTTCGCAAAGTCGTCCGAGCGCCTGCGCGAGGGCAACACCCTGCTGGCCGACTGCTCGTTCGTGTCCCTGCGCGGCGGCGCGCCTGTGGGCTGCGTGCGGATGTGGCCCGTGACGATCGGCGGCGAACCCGTCGCGTTCCTGGGGCCGCTGGCCGTGGATCCCGACGAGCGCAGCGCCGGCTTGGGCCAGGCCCTGGTCGAGGCCGCCTGCGAGGCCGCCCGGGCCGCCGGCTGGCGCGCGGTGCTTCTGGTGGGCGACGGCCCCTATTTCGGACGCGTCGGCTTTTCGAACGCCCACACGGCCGGGGTCGTGATGCCCGGGCCGGTCGATCAGCGCCGCGTCCTGCTGTTGCCGCTGCGCGAAGGCGGCGACGAAGGGCTCTCCGGCCTCGTCGCCGTTGACCCTCGCGCTTGA
- a CDS encoding SDR family oxidoreductase, which yields MTSRGAALVTGAGRRIGQVLALEAARAGYDVAIHYRASADEAEATARAVEDLGRRARLVRADLADEDQTRSLVAQAAPLGPLTLLINNASAFEDDRVGGLSRATWDRHLETNLRAPIVLAEAMAGALPDDRHGLVVNLIDQRVWRPNPQFFSYTLSKAGLWWATQTLAQALAPRIRVNAIGPGPTLPSVHQAPGEFEAEAAGVLLQRRASPEEVAAALRYLIDASSVTGQMIAVDGGQHLGWKTPDIVAP from the coding sequence ATGACCTCGCGCGGCGCGGCTCTGGTCACCGGCGCGGGACGCCGGATCGGCCAGGTCCTGGCTCTTGAGGCCGCGCGCGCCGGCTACGACGTCGCCATCCACTACCGCGCCTCGGCCGACGAGGCCGAAGCGACCGCGCGCGCCGTCGAGGACCTCGGCCGCCGCGCCCGGCTTGTCCGCGCCGACCTGGCGGACGAGGATCAGACCCGCAGCCTGGTGGCCCAGGCCGCGCCGCTGGGTCCGCTCACCCTGCTGATCAACAACGCCTCGGCCTTCGAGGACGACCGCGTCGGCGGCCTGTCGCGGGCCACCTGGGACCGCCACCTCGAGACCAATCTGCGCGCGCCGATCGTGCTGGCCGAGGCGATGGCCGGGGCCCTGCCAGACGATCGTCACGGCCTCGTGGTCAACCTGATCGACCAGCGGGTCTGGCGGCCCAATCCGCAGTTCTTCAGCTACACGCTTAGCAAGGCGGGCCTGTGGTGGGCCACCCAGACCCTGGCCCAGGCCCTGGCGCCGCGCATCCGCGTCAACGCCATCGGGCCGGGCCCGACCCTGCCCTCAGTGCACCAGGCGCCGGGCGAGTTCGAGGCCGAGGCGGCCGGGGTGCTGTTGCAGCGACGCGCCAGCCCCGAAGAGGTCGCCGCCGCCCTGCGCTATCTGATTGACGCATCCTCGGTCACGGGACAGATGATCGCCGTAGACGGCGGCCAGCATCTGGGCTGGAAGACGCCGGATATTGTTGCTCCCTAG
- the folB gene encoding dihydroneopterin aldolase — MAASPLADPAPAADIARIIVTKVFVRGLKVDAQIGVYDHEHGRLQPLVVDVELDVAASHCERLGDTVNYETIGEAARAIVAEGHIDLVETFAERLAQACFADPRVTRARVRVEKPLALAPHAAAAGVEITAVRA; from the coding sequence TTGGCCGCTTCGCCCCTCGCCGACCCCGCGCCCGCCGCCGACATCGCCCGCATCATCGTGACCAAGGTCTTCGTGCGCGGCCTCAAGGTCGACGCCCAGATCGGCGTCTATGACCACGAGCATGGCCGCCTGCAGCCGCTGGTGGTCGATGTCGAACTGGACGTGGCCGCCAGCCACTGCGAGCGCCTGGGCGACACCGTGAACTACGAGACCATCGGCGAGGCCGCCCGCGCCATCGTGGCTGAGGGCCATATCGACCTGGTCGAGACCTTCGCCGAACGCCTGGCCCAGGCCTGTTTCGCCGATCCCCGCGTCACCCGCGCCCGCGTGCGGGTCGAAAAGCCCCTGGCCCTGGCCCCGCACGCCGCCGCCGCCGGCGTCGAGATCACCGCCGTCCGCGCGTGA
- a CDS encoding CoA pyrophosphatase, giving the protein MTREERRAWITSRLHPIADYDPSLANPLRSDFDLNPGLKVDNPHALRPAAVLVGLVEHDDGPTILLTRRSDTLRSHTGQIAFPGGRCDPGETPWGTALREAQEEVGLDPAHVTVAGLLHGYQTVTGFHVTPVVGFIDPRATFTPSPEEVADVFETPFDFLMDPANHQRQHREVPGGPRRHFYAMPWNDRFIWGATAGMLRSLYDALHDESGRTPSE; this is encoded by the coding sequence ATGACCCGCGAAGAGCGCCGCGCCTGGATCACCAGCCGCCTGCATCCGATCGCCGATTACGATCCGAGCCTGGCCAATCCTCTGCGGTCGGACTTTGATCTCAACCCGGGCCTGAAAGTCGACAATCCGCACGCCCTGCGTCCGGCCGCCGTGCTGGTCGGCCTGGTCGAGCACGACGATGGTCCGACCATCCTGCTCACGCGCCGCTCGGACACGCTGCGCAGCCATACCGGCCAGATCGCCTTTCCGGGCGGGCGTTGCGATCCAGGCGAGACCCCGTGGGGCACGGCTCTGCGCGAGGCTCAGGAGGAGGTCGGGCTGGACCCCGCCCACGTCACGGTGGCCGGTCTGTTGCACGGCTATCAGACCGTCACCGGCTTTCACGTCACGCCGGTCGTGGGCTTCATCGATCCCAGGGCGACCTTCACGCCCAGCCCCGAGGAAGTCGCCGACGTCTTCGAGACGCCGTTCGATTTCCTGATGGATCCGGCCAACCACCAGCGGCAGCACCGCGAGGTTCCGGGCGGGCCGCGCCGCCATTTCTACGCCATGCCCTGGAACGATCGGTTCATCTGGGGTGCGACGGCGGGCATGCTGCGGTCGCTCTACGACGCCCTCCATGACGAAAGCGGACGGACCCCCTCCGAATAG
- a CDS encoding endonuclease domain-containing protein: MDATATARRLRQSQTLAEKILWGLVRAHRLGGFKFRRQVPIGGYFADFVCEQARLIVELDGAAHEGREDYDARRTEALERFGYAVLRFHNTRVLADPGGTADDILAALRRARPGL, encoded by the coding sequence ATGGACGCCACCGCCACCGCCCGTCGCCTGCGACAATCCCAGACCCTGGCCGAGAAGATCCTATGGGGACTGGTCCGGGCGCACCGGCTGGGCGGGTTCAAGTTCAGGCGACAGGTTCCCATCGGCGGCTATTTCGCCGACTTTGTCTGTGAACAGGCCCGGCTGATCGTCGAGCTGGACGGCGCGGCGCATGAGGGGCGCGAGGATTACGACGCCCGCCGTACTGAGGCTCTGGAGCGGTTCGGCTACGCCGTCTTGCGGTTTCACAACACGCGGGTGCTGGCCGATCCCGGCGGGACCGCCGACGACATTCTCGCGGCGCTGCGGCGCGCACGGCCGGGGCTTTGA
- a CDS encoding NUDIX domain-containing protein, whose protein sequence is MLWRRRIEPFTRPLVYAWFRLARGLTLGVRAVVTDEAGKVLLIQHTYIKGWYLPGGGVERGETAETAVIRELAEEAGVRALSRPRLVSAHSNEVLHPGDHVLLYRIETWEPCLSDAAGEIHAVGWFDPHDLPDETTRATRKRIAEALHGDETDPMW, encoded by the coding sequence ATGCTCTGGCGCCGCCGTATCGAACCGTTCACCCGCCCCCTGGTCTATGCTTGGTTCCGCCTGGCGCGGGGCCTGACGCTGGGGGTGCGGGCGGTGGTCACCGACGAGGCCGGCAAGGTGCTGCTGATCCAGCACACCTACATCAAGGGCTGGTACCTGCCCGGCGGCGGGGTCGAGCGCGGCGAGACCGCCGAGACCGCCGTGATCCGCGAGCTGGCCGAGGAGGCCGGGGTCCGCGCCCTGTCGCGCCCGCGCCTGGTGTCCGCCCATAGCAACGAGGTGCTGCACCCCGGCGACCACGTGCTGCTCTACCGGATCGAGACCTGGGAGCCCTGCCTGTCCGATGCGGCGGGCGAGATCCACGCGGTCGGCTGGTTTGATCCCCACGACCTGCCCGACGAGACCACCCGCGCGACCCGCAAGCGCATCGCCGAGGCGCTGCATGGGGACGAGACCGATCCGATGTGGTGA
- a CDS encoding DUF1285 domain-containing protein, which produces MTDTPFKSGLDGVAQSVKAAGERGLPPVHLWNPPHCGEIDIRIRKDGVWFHEGTPIGREALVRLFSTVLRFDPDGYHLVTPVEKMRITVEDAPFIAVRVDREGEDLVFQTNVGDTVTAGPDNPIRVTIDAETGEPRPYVHVRRGLEALIARAVFYELAEMAVEEGGVWGVRSGGAFFPINGPGKGAA; this is translated from the coding sequence ATGACCGACACGCCTTTCAAGTCTGGCCTGGATGGCGTCGCTCAGTCCGTGAAAGCGGCGGGCGAGCGCGGCCTGCCGCCCGTCCACCTCTGGAACCCGCCCCACTGCGGCGAGATCGACATCCGCATCCGCAAGGACGGCGTCTGGTTCCACGAGGGCACGCCGATCGGCCGCGAGGCGCTGGTGCGGCTGTTCTCGACCGTGCTGCGCTTCGACCCCGACGGCTACCACCTGGTGACGCCGGTCGAGAAGATGAGGATCACCGTCGAGGACGCGCCGTTCATCGCGGTTCGCGTGGACCGCGAGGGCGAGGACCTCGTCTTCCAGACCAATGTCGGCGACACGGTGACGGCGGGCCCCGACAACCCGATCCGCGTCACGATCGACGCGGAGACCGGCGAGCCACGCCCCTATGTCCACGTCCGCCGGGGCCTGGAGGCGCTGATCGCACGGGCGGTGTTCTACGAACTGGCCGAGATGGCGGTCGAAGAGGGCGGCGTCTGGGGCGTGCGCTCGGGCGGGGCGTTCTTCCCGATCAACGGACCCGGCAAGGGTGCGGCATGA
- a CDS encoding DUF4870 family protein encodes MTDPTPDTAVPPKLQDDKALPIAIYALHIAGAVTGGFTSLIAAILAYISRKDAPDWLASHYEFQIRTFWLALLFSAVSLLLTAVGVGVVMLVAVGLWVIVRAIVGLSHLLKGQPYPTPKNWML; translated from the coding sequence GTGACCGACCCCACTCCCGACACCGCCGTCCCGCCCAAGCTGCAGGACGACAAGGCCCTGCCGATCGCGATCTACGCGCTGCACATCGCCGGCGCCGTGACCGGCGGCTTCACCAGCCTGATCGCGGCCATCCTGGCCTATATCAGCCGCAAGGACGCGCCTGACTGGCTGGCCAGCCACTACGAATTCCAGATCCGAACCTTCTGGCTGGCGCTGCTGTTCAGCGCGGTCTCGCTGCTGCTGACCGCGGTCGGCGTGGGTGTCGTGATGCTGGTCGCGGTCGGCCTCTGGGTCATCGTCCGCGCTATTGTCGGCCTTTCGCACCTGCTGAAGGGCCAACCCTACCCCACGCCCAAGAACTGGATGCTCTAA
- a CDS encoding tetratricopeptide repeat protein, which yields MGDAMLARLVGIILGLILASSGYVVAGWGSLGTWATNLDLGPSEPHRPAVGAAATIVGGVLIVAALLPRPKRKTRKTAPALLGLDLSPATAPVAAAVAAPVSEPSPAAAEPLATPIMPVAPPRAPAAPPAAPPPPQPSANTFAEIRARLVGLSREDSWAECARLLASMKRAAHTDEELAIVHRDLGDFARAQGQLDEAAEAYETAVAYARQVRQARPNDASTDLLAGALSGVGDVAEAEGRLDAALSAFEEALALRRSRGGSEAHDANAQRALSVNLERLADLREDRGHRMRALDLYRESYDIAGRLAAADPARFGPDLASTRARLNELEAKISS from the coding sequence CTGGGGGACGCGATGTTGGCGCGACTGGTTGGGATCATCTTGGGGCTGATCCTGGCGTCGTCGGGGTATGTGGTGGCGGGCTGGGGCTCGCTGGGGACATGGGCCACGAACCTCGACCTTGGTCCGTCTGAACCGCATCGGCCCGCTGTCGGCGCGGCGGCGACGATCGTGGGCGGGGTGCTCATCGTCGCCGCCCTGCTTCCCCGTCCCAAGCGCAAGACGCGCAAGACCGCGCCGGCCCTGCTGGGCCTGGATCTGTCGCCTGCGACCGCGCCGGTCGCCGCTGCGGTCGCAGCGCCAGTCTCCGAGCCGTCACCCGCCGCCGCCGAGCCGCTGGCGACGCCCATCATGCCAGTGGCGCCGCCTCGCGCGCCGGCCGCGCCGCCGGCCGCGCCGCCGCCGCCCCAGCCATCAGCCAACACCTTCGCCGAAATACGGGCGCGCCTGGTCGGCCTGAGCCGCGAGGACTCTTGGGCGGAATGCGCCCGTCTGCTCGCGTCCATGAAGCGCGCGGCGCATACCGACGAAGAACTGGCGATCGTTCACCGCGACCTGGGCGACTTCGCCCGCGCTCAGGGCCAACTCGATGAGGCGGCCGAAGCCTATGAAACGGCCGTGGCCTACGCGCGCCAAGTCCGCCAGGCGCGTCCCAACGACGCCAGCACCGACCTCCTGGCCGGCGCGCTGTCAGGCGTGGGTGACGTGGCCGAGGCCGAGGGGCGCCTCGACGCCGCGTTGTCGGCCTTCGAAGAGGCCCTGGCCCTGCGCCGCTCGCGGGGTGGCAGCGAGGCGCACGACGCCAACGCGCAACGCGCCCTGTCGGTGAATCTGGAGCGCCTGGCCGATCTGCGCGAGGACCGCGGCCACCGCATGCGCGCCCTGGACCTCTATCGCGAAAGCTATGATATCGCCGGCCGCCTGGCCGCCGCCGACCCGGCGCGGTTCGGACCGGACCTTGCCTCGACCCGCGCGCGGCTCAACGAACTGGAAGCCAAGATTTCAAGCTGA
- a CDS encoding fasciclin domain-containing protein yields the protein MMRSMQRRAAVLALAAAAVAGPALADHHGAKPNIVGVAAGNADFSTLVTAVKAADLVGTLSGAGPFTVFAPTNAAFAKLPPGTVQTLVKPENKATLTKILTCHVVAGKVTAATLTDAIQKHGGSYTINTVGGCQFKAAVVGGKVVITDEKGGKSAVTATDVAASNGVIHVIDSVLMPR from the coding sequence ATGATGCGTTCGATGCAACGCCGGGCCGCCGTTCTGGCCCTGGCCGCCGCCGCCGTGGCCGGTCCCGCCCTCGCCGATCACCACGGCGCCAAGCCGAACATCGTCGGCGTGGCCGCCGGCAATGCGGACTTCTCGACCCTGGTGACCGCCGTGAAGGCCGCCGACCTGGTCGGCACCCTGTCGGGCGCTGGTCCGTTCACGGTCTTCGCCCCGACCAACGCCGCCTTCGCCAAGCTGCCGCCCGGCACGGTGCAGACGCTGGTGAAGCCTGAGAACAAGGCCACCCTGACCAAGATCCTGACCTGCCACGTCGTGGCCGGCAAGGTGACGGCCGCGACTCTGACCGACGCGATCCAGAAGCACGGCGGCAGCTACACGATCAACACGGTCGGCGGCTGCCAGTTCAAGGCTGCGGTCGTCGGCGGCAAGGTCGTGATCACCGACGAAAAGGGCGGCAAGAGCGCCGTCACCGCCACCGACGTCGCCGCAAGCAACGGCGTCATCCACGTCATCGACAGCGTGCTGATGCCGCGCTGA
- a CDS encoding aldehyde dehydrogenase family protein yields MREYTKFYIDGAWVDPAQPKTLDVINPATEEVCGVISMGSEADVDKAVRAARKAFASFSQTSREERIDILERIIAEYQKRFEDMAKAITEEMGAPAWLAQRAQAAMGIGHVQTAAAVLKNYKFEEDRGTTRIVKEPIGVCAFITPWNWPVNQIACKVGPAIATGCTMVLKPSEIAPFSGYIWTEILHAAGVPAGVFNLVNGDGPTVGAAMSTHPEVDMVSFTGSTRAGIEVAKNAAPTVKRVHQELGGKSPNIILDDADFQKAVAGGVASVMLNSGQSCNAPTRMLVPGQRMDEVIAIAKAAAEAHTVGDPNGNHKMGPVVSETQWNKIQGLIQKGIDEGATLVTGGVGRPEGLDKGYYVKPTVFANVTNDMTIAKEEIFGPVVSILGYDTVDEAVTVGNDTEYGLAAYVSGGDQDAVRKVASQLRAGQVNLNGASPDLMAPFGGYKMSGNGREWGDHAFGEFLETKAILGYSAKVAAE; encoded by the coding sequence ATGCGCGAGTACACGAAATTCTATATCGACGGCGCCTGGGTCGACCCGGCCCAGCCCAAGACGCTGGACGTCATCAACCCGGCCACCGAAGAGGTTTGCGGCGTCATCTCGATGGGCTCGGAAGCCGACGTCGACAAGGCCGTCCGCGCCGCCCGCAAGGCCTTCGCCAGCTTCAGCCAGACCAGCCGCGAAGAGCGCATCGACATTCTCGAGCGCATCATCGCCGAGTACCAGAAGCGCTTCGAGGACATGGCCAAGGCGATCACCGAGGAGATGGGCGCCCCCGCCTGGCTGGCCCAGCGCGCCCAGGCCGCCATGGGCATCGGCCACGTCCAGACCGCCGCCGCCGTGCTCAAGAATTACAAGTTCGAGGAAGACCGCGGCACGACCCGCATCGTCAAGGAGCCGATCGGCGTCTGCGCCTTCATCACGCCGTGGAACTGGCCGGTGAACCAGATCGCCTGCAAGGTCGGCCCGGCCATCGCCACCGGCTGCACCATGGTGCTGAAGCCCTCGGAAATCGCCCCGTTCAGCGGCTATATCTGGACCGAGATCCTGCACGCCGCCGGCGTTCCGGCCGGGGTGTTCAACCTTGTGAACGGTGACGGCCCCACGGTCGGCGCGGCGATGTCCACCCATCCGGAAGTCGACATGGTCTCGTTCACCGGCTCGACCCGCGCGGGCATCGAGGTGGCCAAGAACGCCGCCCCCACCGTCAAGCGCGTCCACCAGGAGCTGGGCGGCAAGAGCCCCAACATCATCCTCGACGACGCCGACTTCCAGAAGGCCGTCGCCGGCGGCGTCGCCTCGGTGATGCTGAACTCGGGCCAGTCGTGCAACGCTCCGACGCGGATGCTGGTGCCCGGCCAGCGCATGGACGAGGTCATCGCCATCGCCAAGGCCGCCGCCGAGGCGCACACGGTCGGCGACCCGAACGGCAACCACAAGATGGGCCCGGTGGTCTCCGAGACCCAGTGGAACAAGATCCAGGGCCTGATCCAGAAAGGCATCGACGAGGGCGCCACCCTGGTCACCGGCGGCGTGGGCCGTCCGGAGGGACTGGACAAGGGCTATTACGTGAAGCCCACCGTCTTCGCCAACGTCACCAACGACATGACCATCGCCAAGGAAGAGATCTTCGGCCCGGTCGTCTCGATCCTGGGCTACGACACGGTCGATGAAGCCGTCACGGTCGGCAACGACACCGAATACGGCCTGGCGGCCTATGTCTCGGGCGGCGACCAGGACGCGGTCCGCAAGGTGGCCAGCCAACTGCGCGCCGGCCAGGTCAACCTCAACGGCGCCAGCCCCGACCTGATGGCCCCGTTCGGCGGCTACAAGATGAGCGGCAACGGCCGCGAGTGGGGCGACCACGCGTTCGGCGAGTTCCTGGAGACCAAGGCGATCCTCGGCTACTCGGCGAAGGTGGCGGCGGAGTAG